The DNA region GGTCTGGACGGGCAAAATGACGGCCGAAGAAGCGCTGAAGGGGGTGGAGCCCAAGGTGCAGCCGCTGATTCAAGGATATTACGGCAAGTAATATCCAGGCTTGTTCATTCATCCGGATTGGGGGGATTGCTATTCTTCATAAACGCCGTATCGCTTTAGCAGGCATCCTGTTCGCCCTGCCCAGTATCTGCGGGCTGATGCTGTTCGTCATTTTGCCGATGCTCGCCAGTCTTTTGCTCAGCTTTACGGATTACCGGATCGTAAATGCGCCCAAATTCATCGGGCTGGCGAATTATACGCGGCTGTTCGACGGCACGGATCAATATTTTTACAACTCGCTATGGGTCACCTTCAAATATGTCGCGCTCCGCGTTCCGCTCGGACTGGTCTTTTCGTTTATCGTTGCGTTTCTGCTGAACATGGAGTTTATCCGCGGCAAATCCGTGTTCCGCACGATCTATTATTTGCCGGCCATCGTGCCCGCGGTGGCGTCCTCGATGATTTGGATTTGGCTGTTTAGCCCGGATCTGGGCCTGTTCAACAGCTTCCTGGAAGCCTTGAACCTACCGACGCTCGATTGGCTGTATTCCGAAACCACCGTGGTTCCTTCCATCGTGCTGATGAGCCCGTGGGGGATGGGGAGCACGATCATTATTTTCCTGGCGGGCCTGCAGGGCGTGCCGAGGTCCTTGTACGAAGCGGCCATCGTCGATGGCGCCGGTCCGCTCCGGAAGTTCCGGCATATCACGATTCCGATGATGACGCCGATTATATTCTTCAATCTGATCATGGGCTCGATCGGAGCTTTTCAGGTGTTTACCGAGGCGCTGATTATGACCCAGGGCGGGCCCAACAATGCCAGTCTGTTCTATAACTACTACATTTACCGGCAGGCGTTTCAATTCGGGGAAATGGGGCAGGCGTCGGCGATTGCCTGGATTCTCTTTATGATCATCCTGCTGGTCACGGTCATCTTCTTCCGCACATCCAAATCCTGGGTGTTCTATGAAAGCGAGGTGTAGCGCCTATGCGTAGAAGCCGCAGAATCTCGCAGCTGACCGTTTACACGATCCTCATTTTAGGAGCCTGCTTTTGTCTATTGCCGTTATTTTGGCTGGTCCGCAGTTCGATGATGAGTTCGCTGCAAATTTTTGAAATGCCGCCAAGGTGGATACCTTCGCCCTTTCGCTTGCAGAACTATGTGGAAGCCTTGACGACGATCGATTTCTTCCGTTTTTTCCGCAACACGTTAACCATCACCATCGGCTGCTTGGCCGGAGCGCTGATCAGCAGTTCGCTTGGGGCTTACAGCTACGCCAGGTTAAGCTGGCCGGGCAAAAAGTTCTTCTTCGGGCTGCTGCTGTCGAGCATGATGCTGCCCAGTGCGGTCACGCTGATTCCGACCTTTATCGGCTGGAAGCTGGCCGATCTGATTAACACTTACGTCCCGCTCATCCTGCCGGTGTGGTTCGGCTCGGCCTTCGACATTTTTCTGTTAAGGCAGTTTTATGCCGGCATCCCGCGGGATTTGGACGAAGCCGCTTTTATGGACGGGGCCGGTCCGTGGACGGTTTTTTCCCGGATCATCATTCCTTTGTCGAAGCCGCCGCTGATCGTCATCGGTTTGTTTTCCTTCATGAATTCGTGGAACGATTTTATGGGTCCGCTGGTGTACTTAAATGAGGAAAGCAAATTTACGATGGCGCTGGGACTGCAAATGTTTCAATCGCTGCACAGCGCGCAGTGGCACTTGCTGATGGCTGCTTCGACCGTGGTGATTTTGCCGGTGATCATCGTGTTTTTTATTGGG from Paenibacillus macerans includes:
- a CDS encoding carbohydrate ABC transporter permease; this encodes MLFVILPMLASLLLSFTDYRIVNAPKFIGLANYTRLFDGTDQYFYNSLWVTFKYVALRVPLGLVFSFIVAFLLNMEFIRGKSVFRTIYYLPAIVPAVASSMIWIWLFSPDLGLFNSFLEALNLPTLDWLYSETTVVPSIVLMSPWGMGSTIIIFLAGLQGVPRSLYEAAIVDGAGPLRKFRHITIPMMTPIIFFNLIMGSIGAFQVFTEALIMTQGGPNNASLFYNYYIYRQAFQFGEMGQASAIAWILFMIILLVTVIFFRTSKSWVFYESEV
- a CDS encoding carbohydrate ABC transporter permease, producing the protein MRRSRRISQLTVYTILILGACFCLLPLFWLVRSSMMSSLQIFEMPPRWIPSPFRLQNYVEALTTIDFFRFFRNTLTITIGCLAGALISSSLGAYSYARLSWPGKKFFFGLLLSSMMLPSAVTLIPTFIGWKLADLINTYVPLILPVWFGSAFDIFLLRQFYAGIPRDLDEAAFMDGAGPWTVFSRIIIPLSKPPLIVIGLFSFMNSWNDFMGPLVYLNEESKFTMALGLQMFQSLHSAQWHLLMAASTVVILPVIIVFFIGQRYFIEGITLTGMKG